The following proteins are encoded in a genomic region of Triticum dicoccoides isolate Atlit2015 ecotype Zavitan chromosome 1B, WEW_v2.0, whole genome shotgun sequence:
- the LOC119339383 gene encoding radial spoke head 10 homolog B-like translates to MNSSSSATPTRPSPLPSPFTPPRRRKLAASSAPPAPAAAAAAAAAARHLLRCLHLRLRILLLLSLPTLYFLSPSPAILPRSLLADFLSAAAFSCALLLLLCLSLPRLPFPLPFHLPLRRPRRSPILWSIGSSPSASASAPTTGHFVQVYSNGDVYEGQFNRGRCTGSGVYYYYMSGRYEGDWIDGKYDGYGVETWARGSRYRGQYRQGLRHGHGVYRFYTGDVYSGEWSNGQSHGYGVHTCEDGSRYIGEFKRGVKHGLGHYHFRNGDTYAGEYFADRMHGFGVYSFANGHRYEGAWHEGRRQGLGMYTFRNGETQAGHWQNGVLDTLSTQNIVPGSAIAVNHSKVLNAVQEARRATEKAYDVPRVDDKVNRAVAAANKAANAARVAAVKAAQKRIPNNNDDLPLSIV, encoded by the exons AtgaactcctcctcctcggccacccCCACCAGGCCCTCGCCGCTGCCGTCGCCCTTCACCCCGCCGCGCCGCCGCAAGCTCGCCGCCTCCTCCGCGCCGCCCGCCCCGGCCGCGgctgccgcggccgcggccgccgcgaGGCATCTGCTGcgctgcctccacctccgcctccggatccTGCTGCTCCTCTCCCTCCCGACCCTCTACTTCCTCTCCCCGTCGCCCGCCATCCTCCCGCGCTCCCTCCTCGCGGACTTCCTCTCGGCCGCGGCCTTCTCCTGCGCGCTGCTCCTGCTCCTCTGCCTCTCCCTCCCCCGCCTCCCGTTCCCGCTCCCCTTCCACCTCCCGCTCCGCCGGCCTCGCCGATCCCCGATCCTCTGGTCCATCGGCTCATCTCCGTCCGCGTCCGCGTCTGCCCCCACCACCGGCCATTTCGTCCAGGTGTACAGCAACGGCGATGTCTACGAGGGCCAGTTCAACCGTGGGCGGTGCACCGGCAGCGGCGTCTACTACTACTACATGAGCGGCAGGTACGAGGGGGACTGGATCGACGGCAAGTACGACGGCTACGGGGTCGAGACCTGGGCCAGGGGGAGCCGCTACAGAGGCCAGTACCGGCAGGGGCTCAGGCACGGCCACGGCGTGTACAGGTTCTACACCGGTGATGTCTACTCCGGGGAATGGTCCAACGGGCAGAGCCATGGATACGGTGTGCACACCTGCGAGGATGGCAGCCGGTACATCGGGGAGTTCAAGAGAGGTGTCAAACACGGGCTAGGCCACTACCATTTCAG GAATGGTGACACGTATGCTGGGGAGTACTTCGCTGATAGAATGCATGGTTTCGGAGTCTACAGCTTTGCCAATGGGCATAGATACGAGGGTGCATGGCATGAGGGCAGAAGGCAGGGCTTAGGCATGTATACATTCAGGAATGGAGAGACACAAGCAGGCCACTGGCAAAATGGAGTTCTTGACACCTTAAGCACCCAAAATATTGTCCCAGGGTCAGCAATTGCCGTGAACCATTCCAAGGTCCTCAATGCAGTGCAG GAGGCAAGAAGAGCTACAGAGAAGGCCTACGATGTTCCAAGAGTAGATGATAAGGTTAACAGGGCGGTTGCCGCAGCTAATAAAGCAGCCAATGCAGCTAGAGTGGCTGCCGTGAAGGCTGCACAAAAACGCATTCCAAATAATAACGATGATCTACCATTGTCAATAGTGTGA
- the LOC119339394 gene encoding putative casein kinase II subunit beta-4, whose protein sequence is MSGAAYRDRGFGGAAEMDRKRIKEALEKHTERPSPSTSRGASREKEMLAAGKITTQIGKVPKVSDVEEFETDSEDSDVSGSEGEDTSWISWFCSLRGNEFFCEIDDDYIQDDFNLCGLSSQVPYYDYALDLILDIESSNGDVFTEEQNELIESSAEMLYGLIHARYILTSKGLAAMLEKFKNYDFGRCPRVYCCGQPCLPAGQSDIPRSSTVKVFCPKCEDLHYPRSKYQGNIDGAYFGTTFPHLFLMTYPHLKPQKPSQQYVPRVFGFKLHKQS, encoded by the exons ATGAGCGGCGCAGCCTACAGGGACCGGGGATTCGGCGGCGCCGCGGAGATGGACCGGAAGCGCATCAAGGAGGCGCTCGAGAAGCACACGGAGAGGCCGTCCCCGTCCACCTCCAGGGGggcgtccagggagaaggagatgcTCGCCGCCGGCAAGATAACCACTCAGATCGGCAAGGTCCCCAAGGTCTCCGACGTCG AGGAATTCGAAACTGACAGTGAAGATTCTGATGTTAGTGGTTCTGAAGGAGAGGACACATCTTGGATTTCATGGTTCTGTAGCTTGCGAGGCAACGAATTCTTCTGTGAGATTGATGATGATTATATACAGGATGATTTCAATCTCTGTGGCCTAAGCAGTCAGGTGCCATATTATGATTATGCACTTGATCTCATCCTAGACATTGAGTCTTCTAATG GTGATGTATTCACTGAGGAGCAAAATGAATTAATTGAGTCATCTGCAGAGATGCTGTATGGTTTAATTCATGCACGTTACATCTTAACCAGCAAGGGTCTAGCTGCAATG TTAGAGAAGTTCAAGAACTATGATTTTGGCAGATGCCCTCGAGTATACTGCTGTGGTCAACCCTGTCTTCCAGCAGGGCAATCAGACATTCCTAGGTCAAGCACAGTGAAGGTGTTTTGTCCAAAATGTGAAGATTTACACTATCCAAGGTCCAAGTACCAAGGCA ACATTGATGGAGCATACTTTGGTACGACATTCCCTCATCTCTTCTTGATGACATACCCACACCTGAAGCCACAGAAGCCATCACAGCAATATGTTCCAAGAGTTTTTGGCTTCAAACTTCACAAGCAATCATGA